The DNA segment GGCGCAGCGTGACGCCCGGGTCCTGCTCCTTGAGGGCCCCCATCACCTGCTCGCTCTGCTGAGCGGAGGTCGCCCCCTTCTGCACGGGCAGGCGGATCATCACGTCGCGCGAGGTGCCGAAGTTCTGCACGATCACGTCGGAGTATCCGAGCCGCGAAACGGCTTCGCGCACCTTGCCGGTGTCGGCCGCCTGCGTGTAGGCCACCTCCATCACGGTGCCGCCCGTGAACTCCACCGACAGGTGCAGCCCGCGCGTGAAGAGGAAGAAGACGGCCAGCGCGAAGGTGATGAAGGAGATCGCGTTGAAGACCAACGCGTGCTTCATGAAGGGGATGTCTTTTTTGATGCGGAAGAATTCCATGGCGAGTCTTCCTTCGGTCAGTTCGTCTTGGCCGGCGCGGAGGGTACCGCCGGGGTGTCGGGACCGGGCTTCCACACCTGGCCGATGGACACGCTCTTGAGCTTCTTCTTGCGGCCGTACCAGAGGTTCACCAGGCCGCGCGAGAAGAACACGGCCGAGAACATGCTGGTCAGGATGCCCAGGCAGTGCACCACGGCGAAGCCCCGCACCGGGCCCGAGCCGAAGGCCAGCAGCGCGAGGCCGGCGATGAGCGTGGTCACGTTGGAGTCGAGGATGGTCGCCCAGGCGCGCTCGTAGCCCGCATGGATGGCCGCCTGCGGCGCGACGCCCGCGCGCAGTTCCTCGCGGATGCGCTCGTTGATCAGCACGTTCGAGTCGATGGCGACGCCCAGCGCGAGCGCCATGGCGGCAATGCCGGGCAGCGTGAGGGTGGCCTGCAGCATGGACAGCACGGCGATCAGCATGAGCACGTTCACCGACAGCGCGATGGTGGAGAACACGCCGAACAGCGCGTAGTAAACGCACATGAACACGGCGATGGCCACCATGCCCCAGACCACGCTGTGGATGCCGCGGCTGATGTTGTCGGCACCCAGGCTGGGGCCGATGGTGAATTCCTCGATGATCTCCATCGGCGCGGCCAGCGAGCCGGCGCGCAGCAGCAGCGAGGTGTCGTTGGCCTCGGCCGTGGTCATGCGGCCGGAGATCTGCACGCGGCCGCCGCCGATCTCGGAGCGGATCACCGGGGCCGTCACGACCTCGCCCTTGCCCTTCTCGAAGAGCACGATGGCCATGCGCTTGCCGATGTTCTCGCGCGTGATGTCCTTGAAGATGCGCGCGCCCTTGGCGTCGAGCGTCAGGTTGACGGTCGGCTCCTGGGTCTGGCCGTCGAAGCCGGGTTGCGCGTCGGTCAGGTTCTCACCCGTCAGGATGACCTGCTTCTTGACGATGACGAACTGGCCGTTGCGGTCGGGGTAGCGCTCGCTGCCGAACGGCACCGGGCCGGAGCCGCGCTCGGCGCCGCGCGCCTCGGTGCTCTCGTCCACCATCCGCACCTCGAGCGTAGCGGTGCGGCCCAGGATGTCCTTGGCCTTGGCGGTGTCCTGCACGCCGGGCAGCTGCACGACGATGCGGTCCGTGCCCTGCTGCTGGATCACCGGCTCGGCCACGCCGAGTTCGTTGATCCGGTTGTGCAGCGTGGTCATGTTCTGCTTGAGCGCCTGGTCCTGCACCTTGCGCAGGGCCTCGGGCTTGATGGTCGCGCGCACGATCACGCCCTGCCCGTCCGGGCTGGAGGTGGCCACGAGGTCGGGGAACTGGTCGGAGATCAGGTTGCGCGTGGCCGTGGCCGCGGCCTCGTCGCGCAGGCGCACCTCGATGGTCTGGCCGTCGCGGCTGATGCCGCCGTGGCGGATGTTGCGGTCGCGCATGAAGGTGCGCAGGTCGCCCGCGAAGGACTCGGCCTTCTTGGTGAGCGCCGCCTGCATGTCCACCTGCAGCATGAAGTGCACGCCGCCGCGCAGGTCCAGGCCCAGATAGACGGGCTGCGCATGCAGCGCCGTGAGCCATGCGGGCGAACGGGAGACGAGGTTCAGCGCGACGATGTACTGCGGATCTGCCGCGTCGGGCACCAGGGCCTTCTGGATGACGTCCTTGGCCTTGAGCTGGGTGTCGGGCGTGTCGAAGCGCGCGCGCACCGAGTTGCCGTCGAGGCTCACCGCGTCGGGCGTGATGCCGGCGCCTTGCAGCGCCTCTTCGACACGCCGCTGCAGCGAGGCATCGACCTTGACCGAGGCCTTGGCCGAGGACACCTGCACCGCGGGCGCCTCGCCGAACACATTGGGCAGGGAGTACAGGATCCCCACGAGCAGCACGACCACGAGGATCGCGTACTTCCAGACCGGATAACGATTCATGATCGCGCTCTTATCATCTCAATTGACCACGGCGTGCCGCACCATCGTGCGGCGCCTGGAATGGGCGCGGCGCAGGCCAGCAGACGCCGCGCAAGGGCCGCCCCGCCGCGCTGGCGTCGTCCCCCTTCCCACGCGCAGCGCGAGAGAAGGGGGAAGCGGCGCAGCCGCTCAGGGGGTTGCCCCTCACTTCACCGTGCCTTTGGGCAGGACCTGGGACACGGAACTGCGCTGGACCTGCACTTCCACGCCCGAGGCGATCTCGATGTGCAGGAAGCCTTCGGACAGGCGCGTGACCTTGCCCAGGATGCCGCCGGCCGTCGCCACCTCGTCGCCCTTGGCGATCGCGTCGATCATGGCGCGGTGCTCCTTCTGGCGCTTCATCTGGGGCCGGATCATGATGAAGTACAGCACCACGAACATCAGCACCAGCGGCAGCATGCTCGTGAGCGAGGACATCATGCCGCCGGCGGGCGCGGCGGCCGGGGCGGTCTGGGCGAAAGCGGAAGAGATAAACACGGCTACAGGCTCCGGTGAAAAGAGGGTCGTCCGGCCCGGTCACCGGGCCGATCGTGCACGCAGAGGCGCATGGGCGCCTGCCGCAGGGCAACAGGGGATTGTATGCGGCGTGTTTCAGCGACCTGGCGGCATAACCCGCGGGCCGTTGGGTTATGCAGGGGCCGAGCCGTATCCGAGGCACGGAAGGCTCAGCGGCCAGGGATGCGCAGGCGCCTGTGCGTGAAGAAGGTATTGCCTCCCACGGTTTTGAACTCCACGAAGTCGGGCGAGGGGGCCCCGGAGTCGTCCGTCCGCCATCCAAACAGCCCTGTCGGGCTGGGATCTGGTGGCAGCGGCTCCGTTGCAGCCAAAAGCGCGGCCTCGTAAAACGCCACGTATTTCGCATGCCAGGCCGTGTTGGTGGCATCGTTGACGATGGCCATCCGGGCATCTATCAATTCCTGCTTCCCGCTGGCAATCTGCGGGTAATGCTGGAAACCGGCAAATTGCACCTGCCCTCGGTCACTGGCAGTCACGATGTCCCGGATATTTCGGGCGCCGGCCGCCATGAACTCCTTGGCGCTGCCGGAGCCCAGCCGGTTGGCGATCACCCTGCGCATCATGCGCATTCCGTCCATAGCCGCATCCGGCCCTCCAATCCCGGCCCTCGTCCACTCCTGGGGCGCAGGCATCTCTACGAGGAAGAGCCGCACCAGGAGGCCAGCATCAGACTCAGGGCCGGGCAGACGCACCACCTTCTTCACCGTGACGCTTACCAGCGCCGGCGTGATCGTCAGCACAGAGGCGCTGGCGCCGCGCTCGGACTGGAGCATGAGCTTGGCATTGCCGGCATTGCGCGCGGCCACCGTGAAACCCTACGCATCCGCTCGGCTGTTGTGCGTCGTGCCCGTGACCTCCAGCACGTTGGGGTAATCGCTCACTGCCGCCAGCGTGTAGCGCTTGTCTATCTTCTCCAGCTTGACGCGCAGAACATTGCCCTCGACGAGAGTGATCGTGCCCGGCACGGGATTGCCGTGCATGTATTTCAGGATGGCATTGGCCATGGAAACTCCCCCTCGGATATCCGCGATTTGTTTTCTGACTTATTGCTTCGGCATGGGTGGCTTGAACGCCGGTATCCGAACCGTAGTCCCTGCACGCCGGCACTGCATGAGTATTCGATCGACCCACGACCGGCTCACCAGGGATGTACTGGTGCCAACATCCGTATCCGTTGGTACGACATCGGTCTTCAGATTCACGACGCCGGTGGCATAGGCCAGCATCCGGCCCTCCGTGTCCGGGTCCATCCTGTCAGGTACGTACGATTGACCTGGTCGAACGCGGTTTATCCGATGCACGGACTCGCCTTCGTACCAGATCATGGACAGCACACTCGTGCCCGGCTCCGATGTATCGGGCCTGTCCAGCCGCCTCTGCACGAAACAGAAGGTGTTCGCATGCGATGTGCTGGCCTTTGCAGCCAAAAACGAACGCAATGCGGCCCGGCTTGGCATCCGCCGCGGATCGGGCCGAGAGAACGCCGGATCGACGGGCACGCGGGACGATTCGGATGCTGCAACCGCAGGCAGCGCAACGCCTCCCAGCGACGACGTTACCGCCAGCGACAAAGAGAGCGCCCGTGCGATGCGTGCAGGGGTATGGCGCGGAATGATTCTCATGGATAGCCGCTCCTCCGGAGGACACTATACGGCCGGCGCAGTTCCGCCGCCCCCCGGGGTCCCTCAGGCACTCTGCCGCAGCGCCACCTCCGCCGGACCGCCGCGCCACCGGGCCATGAGACCGGTCCACTGCTTGCGGGCCGCTTCCAGGTGCCGCTCCTTCACGTGGCCATACCCGCGGATCTGTTCGGGAATGCGTGCGATCTCCACGGCCAGGGGCAGGTTCTCCGCCGTGAGACCGGCCAGCAGTTCTTCGATGCAGGCGCGGTATTCCTGGATCAGCGCGCGCTCGGTGCGGCGCTCCTCGGTGCGGCCGAAGGGATCGAGCGCCGTGCCGCGCAGCCCCTTCATCTTCGCCAGCACGCCGAAGGCCTTGTGCATCCAGGGACCATAGGCCTTCTTCACCAGTTCGCCGCGCTCGTTCTTCTTCGCGGTGAGCGGCGGCGCGAGGTGATGCACCACGCGGTAGTCGCCCTCGAACATGCCGGCGATCTTCCCGGTGAAGGCGCTGTCGGTGTGCAGGCGGGCCACCTCGTATTCATCCTTATAGGCCATGAGCTTGAAGAGGTAGCGTGCCACGGCCTCGGTGAGGCGGGTGGTGGATCCGAAGCGCGCCTCGGCTTCCTGCACCTTCTGCACGAAGGCCCGGTAGGTGGCCGCGTAGGCCGCGTTCTGGTAGCCCGTGAGGAATTCCTCGCGGCGCGCGATGATCTCGGCGAGCGCGGGCTTCTTCGCGAAATGGATGACCTGCGCCGTCTGGAACAGCGCGCGCACCCCGGCCAGGTCGTGCGCACAGCGGCGGCCCCATTCGAAGGCAGCCTTGTTGTTGTCGACCTGCACGCCGTTGAGCTCCATGGCGCGCATCAGCGCGGCGCGCGACAGCGGCACGCGGCCCTTCTGCCACGCGTAGCCCAGCATCAGGGGGTTGGTGTAGATGCTGTCGCCCAGCAACTGCACCGCCACCTCCTCGGCATCGAAACTGCCCAGCAGCTCCTCGCCCACGGCCGAGGCAATGGCCGTGTCGCAGTGCTGGCCCGGGAACTGCCAGTCGGGGTTGTTCACGAAGGACGCTGTCGGCGAACCGTGGTTGTTCAGCGCCACGAAGGTGCGGCCCGGCTGCATCGCGGCCATGGTGGTCTTGAGCGAGGCGACGATGGAGTCGCAGCCGATAATGAGGTCGGCCTTGGCGGTATCGACCTTGGTCGTGTAGATGGCCTCGGGGCGGTTGGCGATCTGCACGTGGCTCCACGTGGCTCCGCCCTTCTGCGCGAGGCCGGCAGCGTCCTGGGTGATGACGCCCTTGCCTTCCAGGTGGGCGGCCATGCCCAGCAGCGAGCCGATGGTGATCACGCCCGTGCCGCCTACGCCGGCCACGACGATGCCCCAGGCGGATTCGGCCGCAGGCAGCACGGGCTCGGGCAGCGGCGGCAGCGCCGACAGGTCGCCCTTCTTCTCCTTCCTCGGCTTCCTGAGCGTGCCGCCCTCGACGGTGACGAAGCTCGGGCAGAAACCCTTCAGGCAGGAATAGTCCTTGTTGCAGGTGCTCTGGTTGATGCGGCGCTTGCGGCCGAATTCGGTCTCCAGCGGCTCCACGGACAGGCAGTTGGACTGCACGGAGCAGTCGCCGCAGCCTTCGCACACCAGTTCGTTGATGACCACCGTCTTGTCGGGGGTGGCCAGGGTGCCGCGCTTGCGGCGGCGGCGCTTCTCGGTGGCGCAGGTCTGGTCGTAGATGATGGCCGTGCAGCCGGGGATCTCGCGGAACTCCCGCTGGATGCGGTCCAGCTCGTCGCGGTGGTGCACCGCCACGCCCTCGGCGAGCGGCACACCGTCGTACTTGGCGGGCTCGTCCGTCACGATGACCAGTTTGGCCACGCCCTCGGCCTTCAGGCTGTTCATGATCTGCAGCACCGAGTGGCCCTCGGGCCGCTCGCCCACCTGCTGGCCACCGGTCATGGCCACGGCGTCGTTGTAGAGCACCTTGTAGGTGATGTTGGTCCCGGCAGCGATGCTCTGGCGGATCGCGAGCAGGCCGCTGTGGAAGTACGTGCCGTCGCCCAGGTTGGCGAAGACGTGCTTGTCCAGCGAGAACGGCTGCTGGCCCACCCAGGTCACGCCCTCGCCGCCCATCTGCGTGAAGGTGGAGGTGTTGCGGCCCGGCATCCAGTTCACCATGTAGTGGCAGCCGATGCCGGCCACGGCGCGCGAGCCCTCGGGCACGCGGGTGCTGGTGTTGTGCGGGCAGCCGCTGCAGAACCACGGCGTGCGGTCGCCCGTGTCGGCGGCGGTCTCGGCGAGCGAGCGCTCGCGTGCGTCGATCACGGACAGGCGCGCGTCCATGCGCGCCACCACGTCGTCGGACACGCCGAGCTTCTTCAGTCGCTTGGCGATCGCGCGCGCGATGATGGCGGGCGTCAGGTCGGCCTTCGGGCGCAGCAGCCAGTTCTGGCTCGGGTTGGCCATGCTCCACTCGCCGCCGGAGTTGTCTCCCTCCACCTCGTCGAACTTGCCCAGCACGTTGGGGCGCACGTCGGCGCGCCAGTTG comes from the Paracidovorax avenae ATCC 19860 genome and includes:
- the yajC gene encoding preprotein translocase subunit YajC, translated to MFISSAFAQTAPAAAPAGGMMSSLTSMLPLVLMFVVLYFIMIRPQMKRQKEHRAMIDAIAKGDEVATAGGILGKVTRLSEGFLHIEIASGVEVQVQRSSVSQVLPKGTVK
- a CDS encoding indolepyruvate ferredoxin oxidoreductase family protein — protein: MNAPLPEHIRRALETVSLDDKYTLPEGRAFMSGVQALVRLPMLQRQRDAMAGLNTAGFISGYRGSPLGGYDQALWAARKHLAQNHIVFQPGVNEELGATAVWGTQQLDLYPDKKKYDGVFGIWYGKGPGVDRCSDVFKHANMAGTAKHGGVIAIAGDDHISKSSTAPHQSDHIFKACGLPVFFPSSVQEILDMGLHAFAMSRFSGVWSGMKTIQEVVESSSSISVDPDRVNIVLPEDFAMPPGGLHIRWPDAPLEQEARLMDYKWYAALAYIRANRLNYNVIEGPQDRFGIIASGKAYNDTRQALIDLGLDDDTCRQLGIRVHKVNVVWPLEATITRDFAQGLQEILVVEEKRQVIEYQLKEELYNWRADVRPNVLGKFDEVEGDNSGGEWSMANPSQNWLLRPKADLTPAIIARAIAKRLKKLGVSDDVVARMDARLSVIDARERSLAETAADTGDRTPWFCSGCPHNTSTRVPEGSRAVAGIGCHYMVNWMPGRNTSTFTQMGGEGVTWVGQQPFSLDKHVFANLGDGTYFHSGLLAIRQSIAAGTNITYKVLYNDAVAMTGGQQVGERPEGHSVLQIMNSLKAEGVAKLVIVTDEPAKYDGVPLAEGVAVHHRDELDRIQREFREIPGCTAIIYDQTCATEKRRRRKRGTLATPDKTVVINELVCEGCGDCSVQSNCLSVEPLETEFGRKRRINQSTCNKDYSCLKGFCPSFVTVEGGTLRKPRKEKKGDLSALPPLPEPVLPAAESAWGIVVAGVGGTGVITIGSLLGMAAHLEGKGVITQDAAGLAQKGGATWSHVQIANRPEAIYTTKVDTAKADLIIGCDSIVASLKTTMAAMQPGRTFVALNNHGSPTASFVNNPDWQFPGQHCDTAIASAVGEELLGSFDAEEVAVQLLGDSIYTNPLMLGYAWQKGRVPLSRAALMRAMELNGVQVDNNKAAFEWGRRCAHDLAGVRALFQTAQVIHFAKKPALAEIIARREEFLTGYQNAAYAATYRAFVQKVQEAEARFGSTTRLTEAVARYLFKLMAYKDEYEVARLHTDSAFTGKIAGMFEGDYRVVHHLAPPLTAKKNERGELVKKAYGPWMHKAFGVLAKMKGLRGTALDPFGRTEERRTERALIQEYRACIEELLAGLTAENLPLAVEIARIPEQIRGYGHVKERHLEAARKQWTGLMARWRGGPAEVALRQSA
- the secD gene encoding protein translocase subunit SecD; protein product: MNRYPVWKYAILVVVLLVGILYSLPNVFGEAPAVQVSSAKASVKVDASLQRRVEEALQGAGITPDAVSLDGNSVRARFDTPDTQLKAKDVIQKALVPDAADPQYIVALNLVSRSPAWLTALHAQPVYLGLDLRGGVHFMLQVDMQAALTKKAESFAGDLRTFMRDRNIRHGGISRDGQTIEVRLRDEAAATATRNLISDQFPDLVATSSPDGQGVIVRATIKPEALRKVQDQALKQNMTTLHNRINELGVAEPVIQQQGTDRIVVQLPGVQDTAKAKDILGRTATLEVRMVDESTEARGAERGSGPVPFGSERYPDRNGQFVIVKKQVILTGENLTDAQPGFDGQTQEPTVNLTLDAKGARIFKDITRENIGKRMAIVLFEKGKGEVVTAPVIRSEIGGGRVQISGRMTTAEANDTSLLLRAGSLAAPMEIIEEFTIGPSLGADNISRGIHSVVWGMVAIAVFMCVYYALFGVFSTIALSVNVLMLIAVLSMLQATLTLPGIAAMALALGVAIDSNVLINERIREELRAGVAPQAAIHAGYERAWATILDSNVTTLIAGLALLAFGSGPVRGFAVVHCLGILTSMFSAVFFSRGLVNLWYGRKKKLKSVSIGQVWKPGPDTPAVPSAPAKTN